One window of Nicotiana tomentosiformis chromosome 11, ASM39032v3, whole genome shotgun sequence genomic DNA carries:
- the LOC104099482 gene encoding NAC domain-containing protein 60-like has translation MEDGDVSGSTDENKARKIVQRSENINGNDKNVGISVATASTMFPGFRFCPTDEELISYYLKKKLEGSDKCVEVISEVEIWKHEPWDLPDKSAVQSDNEWFFFSPRGRKYPNGSQSKRATESGYWKATGKERNVKSGSNMIGTKRTLVFHTGRAPKGQRTQWIMHEYCMTGNSYYQDSVVVCRLRKNNEFHLNDTQGNRRNHLAVDCSTALSGAAQLDSLDLINGGECCSKEGSSSFSSHSVEKVESGSESDKLTKVLPQHNSSSHWKDCDEEDCFADIMKDDIVKLDDSSYKARQNLLPIVTRKLESSTKSTPQEFQDLMSHRLPFQGTANRRLRLQTEIVPRRVEAYEANKKNSRAADTTRRLMINIIPVRRIKQWSIPLLLVSLVLAVIFLCLFGVPQQVKWLGHLLVITPPEVNTRPA, from the exons ATGGAAGATGGGGATGTATCAGGTTCTACAGATGAGAATAAAGCCAGAAAAATAGTACAAAGAAGTGAAAATATTAATGGCAATGACAAGAATGTGGGGATTTCAGTAGCTACAGCTTCTACTATGTTTCCAGGTTTTCGGTTTTGTCCAACGGATGAAGAGCTGATATCGTATTACCTGAAGAAGAAACTTGAAGGGTCTGATAAATGTGTTGAAGTTATTTCTGAAGTTGAGATTTGGAAACATGAACCTTGGGATCTCCCAG ATAAATCCGCTGTTCAATCAGATAATGAATGGTTCTTCTTCTCTCCTCGTGGAAGGAAATACCCGAATGGCTCGCAGAGTAAAAGGGCAACTGAGTCTGGTTACTGGAAGGCCACAGGAAAAGAACGTAATGTGAAGTCTGGTTCTAATATGATTGGCACAAAGAGAACCCTGGTGTTCCACACGGGTAGGGCACCGAAAGGACAGAGAACACAATGGATAATGCATGAATATTGCATGACCGGGAACTCTTATTATCAG GATTCAGTGGTTGTTTGCCGCCTACGGAAGAACAATGAATTTCATTTGAATGACACCCAAGGAAATCGAAGGAATCATCTGGCTGTTGACTGCTCCACTGCTTTGTCTGGGGCAGCACAGTTGGACAGTTTGGACTTGATAAATGGAGGGGAGTGCTGTTCAAAAGAGGGTAGTAGCAGTTTTAGTTCTCATTCGGTTGAGAAGGTTGAATCTGGATCAGAATCCGATAAGCTGACTAAAGTGTTGCCTCAGCATAATTCCTCTAGTCACTGGAAG GATTGCGACGAAGAGGACTGTTTTGCTGATATAATGAAAGATGATATCGTTAAGCTAGATGATTCTTCATATAAGGCAAGACAGAATCTGTTGCCAATAGTCACTAGAAAGCTTGAATCATCTACAAAGTCAACACCCCAGGAATTCCAAGATCTAATGTCTCATAGGCTGCCTTTCCAGGGCACTGCAAATCGAAGACTAAGACTACAAACAGAAATAGTGCCTCGTCGAGTAGAAGCATATGAAGCTAATAAGAAGAATAGCCGTGCTGCGGACACCACTAGACGTTTGATGATTAACATAATTCCAGTAAGAAGAATAAAGCAATGGTCGATACctctgcttctggtttccttggTCTTAGCGGTCATATTTCTTTGTTTGTTTGGAGTTCCACAGCAAGTAAAATGGCTTGGGCATCTTCTTGTTATTACTCCACCTGAAGTGAATACCAGACCTGCATAG
- the LOC104099481 gene encoding methyl-CpG-binding domain-containing protein 5-like, translated as MLDSFNASHSPMAENAVSSNFPYSVNVNGDFPDDCLPPDPLLQSGTYIHADSNATVETTPERSLLDEPHVSDPMPAAPAMESTAEIQTVSPELVTPKRRQNKSVEVTSERPSWLPENWKIEMRVRTSGATAGSTDRYFFEPVSGRKFRSKVEVLYFLETGGKRKKGNTGNEATPSETSKSQKQKKGGSKTQKITSFYFDSGNPPHSVCWVQTDGFADTWAPSCNGGMIPERRRQEWDAVFSSVSQLRRRNV; from the exons ATGCTCGACTCGTTCAACGCTTCTCACTCTCCAATGGCCGAAAACGCAGTCTCATCCAACTTCCCGTATTCCGTCAACGTTAACGGCGACTTCCCCGATGATTGTTTACCGCCGGATCCGCTGTTACAGTCCGGCACCTACATCCACGCCGATTCAAACGCAACCGTTGAGACCACACCGGAGAGGAGCCTACTAGATGAACCGCACGTGTCCGATCCAATGCCGGCGGCGCCGGCGATGGAAAGTACGGCGGAGATTCAAACGGTGTCGCCCGAGCTGGTAACGCCTAAACGGCGGCAGAATAAATCGGTGGAGGTAACGTCGGAAAGGCCGAGCTGGTTGCCTGAGAATTGGAAGATTGAAATGAGAGTTCGGACCTCTGGCGCTACGGCTGGATCTACTGATAGA TACTTTTTTGAACCAGTGTCAGGGCGTAAATTCCGGTCAAAAGTTGAGGTGCTTTATTTCCTGGAAACAGGTGGCAAGCGCAAGAAGGGAAACACTGGCAATGAAGCTACA CCATCTGAAACCTCTAAGAGCCAAAAACAGAAGAAGGGTGGCTCAAAAACACAGAAAATTACCTCTTTTTACTTCGATTCTGGGAATCCACCACATAGTGTATGCTGGGTTCAGACGGATGGTTTTGCAGATACCTGGGCACCTTCTTGTAACGGTGGCATGATTCCTGAACGCAGAAGACAAGAATGGGATGCTGTCTTCTCAAGTGTATCCCAGCTGCGGCGAAGAAATGTGTAA